Within the Montipora foliosa isolate CH-2021 chromosome 11, ASM3666993v2, whole genome shotgun sequence genome, the region TGAACATTGTGTTTCTgtccactatcaacctcatgaCTTATCaattaatttacatgtatgtacatcaCCATTTACCAAGTTTCTGCCAATTCTTATTAAACTCCTCCTGAAtcaaagctttgttttgatggGCCTCGATAAGCAACTGTTTTTTCCTTTCCAGCGTTGGTTGCTGGGACAAGTTGTATTCTGCAAGGCTTCGGTTACTGGCCATCACAGTGTCTCGGTGTACAGCAATCTTTTTTACCTGAAGTTATGAGCAGGGAAATGATAATATTAAACCTTCTCCACCCAAGAgtgagacttacagattttattCTGGCTTACACCAggagattttacttgtcaattgcGGGTGCTTTAGACGTGAATGAGTTAACAACATCtaactcaaaaactatgtccctttTAATGGCAAGCTAGAGTAGAGGaagaacaacaaaaaagcaATTCCTACAAAACACAATTCTGTCAAGCTTACAATGCAGCCTATGAGTGCGACAAAAGGATGTCACTGTTTTTATGACCTGGCTTACAATGTACAATCTTTCCAGCCCTTGAGGGCCATTGCATTGGAGTTAAATTTCGTAGGACTCAACAACTTTGCACGTGTGGTACTATTACATGTATAATCATAGCCTCTGTCCAACAAAACAAACTATAAACTCTACTTCGCCATGACAGTCCTGTAAAGAAAACATATCAACGCCCAGCTGCTACTTACGTCTTCTATGTCAATGAGTAAATTCGTATTCTGACTCGTTTAACTTGAAGAAGCTAAGGGTATCAAATGCACACAGAATTGATCGGAGGTTTTTTAAATTCGAATGTATCAATAAACTGCACGCCCATAAGGGTCTAAGCCTACAATATACAGTTGTAATATCGCTTCTGATCGAATACAACAATTCATGATCAAACAGCTGAGTCAACGATTTCTTTGCCATGCTTTGGTCAATTCACAAATCAGACCAGACTGAAGGATAACACACCATCTCACCTCTTCGTTATCTGAAATGAGATCATTAATTTGTGCCTCATTATCCAGAAGTTCTTGCAGTTCGCCTTTGTCGATGTGTTGAAGCAAGCTCACAATATCTTGAAATGCCTTCCCCTCGTTCAGCTGGGGAACATTGGCTGCTAATGAGGGAGCCCCGTAAAAACCCGACATCTCGTTcttaaatcaaagaaagaaatCGGCGAAGACTAAGATCACTCAAGATTCATGACAAGATCTTCCGACAAATTCAGATATTCCTGGTTGCAAACATTCGTTTTTTGATGCTTTGTATACATGTATGGCGCGAAGAGCGTTATTGAGCTTCGTAGCCTCGCCTCCTATTAGATCTGCGAtaaggcccatttttagcttcgcccatacaggcgcgtagcgtcctatacgcaaatacgcacgtgcgtaatt harbors:
- the LOC137974852 gene encoding vacuolar protein sorting-associated protein 37B-like, producing MSGFYGAPSLAANVPQLNEGKAFQDIVSLLQHIDKGELQELLDNEAQINDLISDNEEVKKIAVHRDTVMASNRSLAEYNLSQQPTLERKKQLLIEAHQNKALIQEEFNKNWQKLEALSSQHSPDTTLALLQASTAQAEEEAEKTADSFMDGEMNVEEFIQTFRSQKTTHHLRKIKSEKLSELLRSRRAQYSYRY